The sequence below is a genomic window from Streptomyces sp. NBC_00582.
GCGGTGGAGTAGTCGTCGAAGCCCTCGGAGAAGCCGACGTTCTTGATGCCGACGGCGTAGCCGACCCCGCGCACGACACCCTCGCCGTGGGTGGTGTTGGACAGGCCGCCGGGCAGCTGCCGTACGTCCGCGCCCTCGCTGGACTCCCACTGGCGCTCCGGCGGCATCGGCATCGCCTTGACGCGGCGCAGGAGTTCGGCGACCGGCGCCGGGGAGTCGACGGGCTGGCCGGTGGGCAGGAGCGTGCCCTGTTCCATGGCGTTGCGCCGGCGGAACTCCACCGGGTCCATGCCGAGTTTCCCGGCCACCTTGTCCATCTGCGCCTCGTAGGCGAAGCACGCCTGGACCGCGCCGAAGCCGCGCATCGCGCCGCAGGGCGGGTTGTTGGTGTAGAGGGCGATGGCCTCGATGTCGACGTCGTCGACGACGTACGGTCCGACGCCGAGGGAGGAGGCGTTGCCGACCACGGCCGGGCTCGCGGAGGCGTACGCCCCGCCGTCCAGGACGATCCGGCACTTGACGTGGGTCAGTTTGCCGTCGCGGGTCGCGCCGTGCTCGTAGGTCAGCTTGGCGGGGTGGCGGTGGACGTGGCCGAAGAAGGACTCGAAACGGTTGTAGACGATCTTGACGGGTTTGCCGGTGCGCAGGGCGAGCAGACAGGCGTGGATCTGCATCGACAGGTCCTCGCGGCCGCCGAACGCGCCGCCGACGCCGGCCAGCGTCATCCGTACCTTCTCCGGCGGGAGGCCGAGGACGGGGGCGATCTGGCGCAGGTCGGAGTGGAGCCACTGGGTGGCGACGTAGAGGTGGACGCCGCCGTCCTCCTCGGGGACGGCGAGGCCGGACTCGGGGCCGAGGAAGGCCTGGTCCTGCATGCCGAAGGTGTACTCGCCCCGGACGATCACCTCGGCCCGCGCGGCGGCGGCCGCCGCGTCGCCGCGCACGATGGGCTGGCGGTGGAGGATGTTGGGGTGCGGGACATGGCCGATGTGGTGGTCGGTGCGGTGCTCGTGGACGAGGACCGCGTCGGGGGCGGTCGCGGAGGCCTCGTCGGTGATGACGGGCAGTTCGCGGTACTCGACCTTGATCTTGGCGGCGGCGCGGCGGGCGGTCTCCGGGTGGTCGGCGGCGACGATCGCGACGGGCTCGCCGTGGTGGCGTACCTTGCCGTGGGCGAGGACGGGGGTGTCCTGGATCTCCAGGCCGTAGTGCTTCACCTCGGTGGGCAGGTCGTCGTACGTGAGGACGGCGTACACGCCGGGGGTGGCGAGGGCCTCGCTCGTGTCGAGGGAGACGATCTCGGCGTGGGCGACGGTGGAGCGCAGGATCTGGCCCCAGAGCATGTCCTCGTGCCACAGGTCGGAGGAGTACGCGAACTCGCCGGTGACCTTGAGGGTGCCGTCCGGGCGGAGGGTGGACTCGCCGATGCCGCCCTTGGTCTGCGAGCCCTGGGTGATCTGGGTCGGGACTCCGTTGGTGGGCATGTCGCTCAGACCGCCTCTTGCTGCCGGGCGGCCGCGAGGCGGACCGCGTCCATGATCTTCTCGTAGCCGGTGCAGCGGCACAGATTGCCCGAGAGGGCCTCGCGGATGTCCGCGTCGCTCGGGTCGGGGTGGCGCTCCAGCATCTCGTCGGCGGCGACCAGCAGACCGGGTGTGCAGAAGCCGCACTGGACGGCGCCGGCGTCGATGAACGCCTGCTGGATCGGGGCGAGATCGGGGGTTTCGCCCGGGTCGCCGGACGCTCGCCGATGGGCGTGTGCGGCGAGGCCCTCGACGGTGACGACCTCGCGGCCCTCGGCCTGGCCTGCGGCGACCAGGCAGGCGCAGACCGGCACCCCGTCCAGGCGGACCGTGCAGGAGCCGCACTCGCCCTGTTCACAGGCGTTCTTGGAGCCGGGCAGGCCGAGGCGCTCGCGCAGGACGTAGAGCAGGCTCTCGCCTTCCCAGACGTCGTCGGCCTCCTGGGGGCGTCCGTTGACCGTGAGGTTGACGCGCATCACGCGGCTCCTTCCGAGGTGCGTCGGGTGCCGCGGTACGACTCCCAGGTCCAGGTCAGGGTGCGGCGGGCCATGACGCCGACCGCGTGCCGGCGGTAGCTCGCGGTGCCGCGGACGTCGTCGATCGGGTTGCAGGCGGCGGCGCACAGGTGTGCGAACTCCGTGGCGACCGACGGGGTGATGATCTTCCCGTTGTCCCAGAAGCCGCCCTCCTCCAGCGCCGCGTTGAGGAAGTCCTCGGCGACCTTCGCCCGGACGGGGGTCGGGGCGGCGGATCCGATGCCGGTGCGCACGGTGCGGGTCGCGGGGTGCAGGGCGAGGCCGAAGGCGCAGACGGCGATGACCATGGCGTTGCGGGTGCCGACCTTGGAGAACTGCTGGGGGCCGTCGGCCTTCTTGATGTGGACGGCGCGGATCAGCTCGTCTGGGGCGAGCGCGTTGCGCTTGACGCCGGTGTAGAAGTCGTCGATGGGGATACGGCGGCTGCCGCGCACCGACTCGGCCTCGACCTCGGCGCCGGCCGCCAGCAGGGCGGGGTGGGCGTCGCCGGCCGGGGAGGCGGTGCCGAGGTTGCCGCCGACGCCGCCGCGGTTGCGGATCTGCGGGGAGGCCACGGTGTGCGAGGCGAGCGCCAGGCCGGGCAGCTCGGACCGCAGGTTCTCCATGATCTTCGTGTAGGGCACGGAGGCGCCCAGCCGCACGGTGTCCTCGCCGACCTCCCATGCGTAGAGGTCGGCGACCCGGGTGAGGTCGAGGAGGTGCTCGGGCCGCCGGTGGTCGAAGTTGATCTCGACCATCACGTCGGTGCCCCCGGCGATCGGCACCGCGCTGGGGTGCTCGGCCTTCGCGGCGAGCGCCTCCTCCCAGCTTGCGGGGCGAAGGAAGTCCATGACCGGCTCTCTTCTTCGTCTCGTGGGTCGTACGGATCGAGCCAGATCGTGTGCGGCGGGCCCGGCTCGTTCATGTGCTGTTCACGCGCAGTGGGCTCAGTACACAGCGCCGTACTCCGACCGTGTCAGTCACGGAAACCATGAAGGAGTTGGCTGGTCGCGACAGGCATCTTGTAGATTCGTATGAACGGAGGCCATCGGAAACCTCTTCGTTTCCCCCTGGACACACACCCGGGCCCCCGCCCCACTGATCCCTTCCCTTTTCATCGTAGTTTTCG
It includes:
- a CDS encoding xanthine dehydrogenase family protein molybdopterin-binding subunit, which codes for MPTNGVPTQITQGSQTKGGIGESTLRPDGTLKVTGEFAYSSDLWHEDMLWGQILRSTVAHAEIVSLDTSEALATPGVYAVLTYDDLPTEVKHYGLEIQDTPVLAHGKVRHHGEPVAIVAADHPETARRAAAKIKVEYRELPVITDEASATAPDAVLVHEHRTDHHIGHVPHPNILHRQPIVRGDAAAAAARAEVIVRGEYTFGMQDQAFLGPESGLAVPEEDGGVHLYVATQWLHSDLRQIAPVLGLPPEKVRMTLAGVGGAFGGREDLSMQIHACLLALRTGKPVKIVYNRFESFFGHVHRHPAKLTYEHGATRDGKLTHVKCRIVLDGGAYASASPAVVGNASSLGVGPYVVDDVDIEAIALYTNNPPCGAMRGFGAVQACFAYEAQMDKVAGKLGMDPVEFRRRNAMEQGTLLPTGQPVDSPAPVAELLRRVKAMPMPPERQWESSEGADVRQLPGGLSNTTHGEGVVRGVGYAVGIKNVGFSEGFDDYSTARVRLEAVAGEPVVTVHTAMAEVGQGGVTVHAQIARTELGVAQVTIHPANTEVGSAGSTSASRQTYVTGGAVKNACELVREQVLELGRRRFGTHHPAWATAELLLEGGKVVTDGGEVLADLVDVLGEEAVEVEEEWRHRPTEPFDLRTGQGNGHVQYSFAAHRAVVEVDTELGLVKVIELACAQDVGKALNPLSVLGQIQGGTTQGLGVAVMEEIIVDPRTAKVKNPSFTDYLIPTILDTPTIPVDVLELADHHAPYGLRGIGEAPTLSSTPAVLAAIRDATGLELNRTPVRPEHLTGTA
- a CDS encoding (2Fe-2S)-binding protein gives rise to the protein MRVNLTVNGRPQEADDVWEGESLLYVLRERLGLPGSKNACEQGECGSCTVRLDGVPVCACLVAAGQAEGREVVTVEGLAAHAHRRASGDPGETPDLAPIQQAFIDAGAVQCGFCTPGLLVAADEMLERHPDPSDADIREALSGNLCRCTGYEKIMDAVRLAAARQQEAV
- a CDS encoding FAD binding domain-containing protein, whose amino-acid sequence is MDFLRPASWEEALAAKAEHPSAVPIAGGTDVMVEINFDHRRPEHLLDLTRVADLYAWEVGEDTVRLGASVPYTKIMENLRSELPGLALASHTVASPQIRNRGGVGGNLGTASPAGDAHPALLAAGAEVEAESVRGSRRIPIDDFYTGVKRNALAPDELIRAVHIKKADGPQQFSKVGTRNAMVIAVCAFGLALHPATRTVRTGIGSAAPTPVRAKVAEDFLNAALEEGGFWDNGKIITPSVATEFAHLCAAACNPIDDVRGTASYRRHAVGVMARRTLTWTWESYRGTRRTSEGAA